One Streptomyces sp. CNQ-509 DNA window includes the following coding sequences:
- a CDS encoding TetR/AcrR family transcriptional regulator, with amino-acid sequence MAASPRPRAAARPRRRADAERSIARIVAAAREELRSDPAATTDDIAKAAGVGRMTLYGHFKTRADLVDAALRDAVEDGDRTLAAVDLAGDAYEAMRRLLVSSWALVAESAALLTAAQGVLPAGRVRELHEGPAARVGELVRRGRDQGVFRTDMPTAWLVGVVQHILHGAAEEVRAGRLEMAPDEVSDVVTKSVLAVLATPPGS; translated from the coding sequence ATGGCCGCCTCCCCCCGCCCCCGGGCCGCCGCGCGCCCGCGCCGCCGGGCCGACGCCGAGCGCAGCATCGCCCGCATCGTCGCCGCCGCCCGGGAGGAGTTGCGCTCCGATCCCGCCGCGACCACCGACGACATCGCCAAGGCCGCGGGCGTGGGGCGGATGACGCTCTACGGGCACTTCAAGACCCGCGCCGACCTGGTCGACGCGGCGCTGAGGGACGCGGTGGAGGACGGCGACAGGACGCTGGCGGCGGTGGATCTGGCGGGCGACGCGTACGAGGCGATGCGCCGGCTGCTGGTGTCGAGCTGGGCCCTGGTCGCCGAGTCCGCGGCGCTGCTGACCGCCGCCCAGGGCGTGCTGCCCGCGGGCCGGGTGCGGGAGCTGCACGAGGGTCCGGCGGCGCGCGTCGGCGAACTCGTCCGCCGCGGCCGGGACCAGGGCGTCTTCCGCACCGACATGCCGACCGCCTGGCTCGTCGGCGTCGTGCAGCACATCCTGCACGGCGCCGCGGAGGAGGTCCGCGCCGGCCGGCTGGAGATGGCGCCGGACGAGGTCTCCGACGTGGTCACGAAGTCGGTGCTGGCGGTGCTGGCGACGCCGCCCGGTTCCTAG
- a CDS encoding MFS transporter, whose translation MTSHGVGHTTKEGRHPARWRILGFLGVAQLMLILDVTVVAIALPHIGADLGLGRAALTWTVSAYTLTFGGLMLLGGRIADLIGPKRVVLAGLLVFTAASLTTGLAESGGMLVGGRIAQGVGAALLSPAALSLVVTLFEGEERNKALGIWSALGGGGAALGVLLGGLLTAGPGWPWVFYVNVPIGLVIVAVLAVLLPNRPAPAERSRVDLLGAALVTASTATLIYGLIDAGERGWLTARTGGLVLLAAVGYLLFTVWQRRARSPLMDVRLLARRPVATGAFLILMATALMVAVFFLGTFYYQHARGYGALHTGLLFLPVAFAAMVGADLTGRLIGRTGARAPAIAALTAAAAGLAVPAVSMRPVTVAIGVTVAALGTGAMFVVASATALGQVAPHEAGIASGIVSTFHEFGASLGAAVVSSVAAASLVGSTLEGFTEAFTVAAVAAAVSAAVAGALTPARTAPAAAEPAA comes from the coding sequence ATGACTTCGCACGGGGTCGGGCACACGACCAAGGAAGGGCGGCATCCCGCCCGCTGGCGCATCCTCGGCTTCCTCGGGGTCGCCCAGCTCATGCTGATCCTCGACGTCACGGTGGTGGCCATCGCGCTGCCGCACATCGGGGCCGACCTCGGGCTCGGCCGCGCGGCGCTGACCTGGACGGTCAGCGCGTACACGCTGACGTTCGGCGGGCTGATGCTGCTCGGCGGGCGGATCGCCGACCTGATCGGCCCCAAGCGCGTCGTCCTCGCCGGGCTGCTGGTCTTCACCGCGGCGTCCCTGACCACCGGGCTCGCCGAGTCCGGCGGCATGCTCGTCGGCGGGCGCATCGCGCAGGGCGTCGGCGCGGCGCTGCTGTCGCCCGCGGCGCTCTCGCTCGTGGTCACGCTCTTCGAGGGCGAGGAGCGCAACAAGGCCCTGGGCATCTGGTCCGCGCTCGGCGGCGGCGGGGCGGCGCTCGGCGTCCTCCTCGGCGGGCTGCTCACCGCGGGCCCGGGCTGGCCGTGGGTCTTCTACGTCAACGTGCCCATCGGGCTCGTCATCGTCGCCGTGCTCGCCGTGCTGCTGCCGAACCGGCCCGCGCCCGCGGAGCGGTCGCGGGTGGACCTGCTCGGCGCGGCGCTGGTGACCGCCTCGACGGCGACGCTGATCTACGGGCTCATCGACGCCGGCGAACGCGGCTGGCTCACCGCCCGCACCGGCGGGCTCGTCCTGCTCGCGGCCGTCGGCTACCTGCTGTTCACCGTCTGGCAGCGGCGCGCCCGCAGCCCGCTGATGGACGTGCGGCTGCTGGCCCGGCGGCCGGTGGCCACGGGCGCGTTCCTCATCCTGATGGCGACGGCGCTGATGGTGGCCGTGTTCTTCCTGGGCACCTTCTACTACCAGCACGCCCGCGGCTACGGGGCGCTGCACACCGGGCTGCTCTTCCTGCCCGTCGCGTTCGCGGCGATGGTGGGGGCGGACCTGACGGGGCGGCTGATCGGCCGGACGGGCGCGCGGGCGCCCGCCATCGCCGCGCTGACCGCGGCGGCGGCCGGACTCGCGGTGCCCGCGGTCTCGATGCGGCCGGTGACGGTCGCGATCGGGGTGACGGTCGCGGCGCTGGGCACGGGCGCGATGTTCGTGGTCGCCTCGGCCACGGCGCTGGGGCAGGTGGCGCCGCACGAGGCGGGGATCGCCTCCGGCATCGTGAGCACGTTCCACGAGTTCGGCGCCTCGCTGGGCGCCGCGGTGGTCTCCAGCGTGGCGGCGGCGAGCCTCGTCGGCAGCACGCTGGAGGGGTTCACGGAGGCGTTCACGGTGGCGGCCGTCGCGGCGGCGGTGTCGGCGGCGGTCGCGGGGGCGCTGACCCCGGCACGGACGGCACCGGCGGCCGCGGAGCCGGCGGCCTGA
- a CDS encoding cation:proton antiporter, with product MHSYAVFLIEFGAIILGLGLLGRFAGRFQFSPIPLYLLAGLAFGEGGLLPLGASEDFVAIGAEIGVILLLLMLGLEYTASDLVSNLKTQYPAGLVDFTFNALPGAIMALLLGWGGVAAVVLAGVTWISSSGVIAKVLGDLGRLGNRETPVILSVLVLEDLAMAVYLPIVTALVAGVGIAQGSATLAIALGAAGAVLFIAVRYGRLISRFVSSDDPEKLLLVVLGLTLLVAGFAQQLQVSAAVGAFLVGIALSGEVAEGAHNLLSPLRDLFAAVFFVFFGLHTDPQSIPPVILPALALAVVTALTKIATGHWAAKRAGISEKGRWRAGGTLVARGEFSIVIAGIAVTAGVEPELGPLATAYVLVLVIVGPLAARYTEPVALRVTAWREERQAERAAPAAEHAAAPVEAADARAGSPGDEEGHAEAGAAEVPRLPAQRGETAPVEDERSPGSGGV from the coding sequence TTGCACTCCTACGCGGTTTTCCTCATCGAGTTCGGCGCGATCATCCTCGGACTCGGTCTGCTCGGGCGGTTCGCGGGCCGCTTCCAGTTCTCCCCCATCCCGCTGTACCTGCTGGCCGGGCTCGCCTTCGGCGAGGGCGGGCTGCTGCCGCTGGGCGCCAGCGAGGACTTCGTGGCGATCGGCGCCGAGATCGGTGTCATCCTGCTGCTGCTCATGCTGGGCCTGGAGTACACGGCCAGCGACCTGGTCTCGAACCTCAAGACCCAGTACCCGGCCGGCCTCGTCGACTTCACGTTCAACGCCCTGCCGGGCGCGATCATGGCGCTGCTGCTCGGCTGGGGCGGCGTCGCCGCCGTGGTGCTGGCCGGCGTCACCTGGATCTCCTCCTCCGGCGTCATCGCCAAGGTCCTCGGCGACCTCGGCCGGCTCGGTAACCGCGAGACGCCGGTCATCCTCAGCGTGCTGGTCCTGGAGGACCTGGCGATGGCGGTGTACCTGCCGATCGTCACCGCGCTGGTCGCCGGCGTCGGCATCGCGCAGGGCAGCGCCACGCTGGCCATCGCCCTCGGGGCGGCGGGCGCGGTGCTCTTCATCGCCGTCCGCTACGGGCGGCTGATCTCCCGCTTCGTCTCCAGCGACGACCCCGAGAAGCTGCTGCTCGTCGTCCTGGGGCTCACGCTGCTTGTCGCCGGGTTCGCGCAGCAGCTCCAGGTGTCGGCGGCGGTGGGCGCGTTCCTGGTGGGCATCGCCCTGTCGGGCGAGGTCGCGGAGGGCGCGCACAACCTGCTCAGTCCGCTGCGGGACCTCTTCGCCGCGGTGTTCTTCGTCTTCTTCGGCCTGCACACCGACCCGCAGTCGATCCCGCCGGTGATCCTGCCGGCGCTGGCGCTGGCGGTCGTGACGGCGCTGACGAAGATCGCGACGGGACACTGGGCGGCGAAACGCGCCGGCATCTCGGAGAAGGGCCGCTGGCGGGCGGGCGGCACGCTCGTCGCGCGCGGCGAATTCTCCATCGTCATCGCCGGGATCGCGGTCACCGCCGGGGTCGAGCCGGAGCTGGGGCCGCTGGCGACGGCGTACGTGCTGGTGCTGGTGATCGTCGGACCGCTCGCGGCGCGGTACACGGAGCCGGTCGCGCTGCGGGTGACGGCGTGGCGCGAGGAACGGCAGGCGGAGCGCGCGGCGCCGGCGGCGGAGCACGCGGCGGCCCCCGTCGAGGCGGCGGACGCGCGGGCCGGCTCCCCGGGTGACGAGGAGGGGCACGCGGAGGCCGGTGCGGCCGAGGTGCCGCGGCTGCCGGCTCAGCGGGGCGAGACGGCCCCGGTGGAGGACGAGCGTTCGCCGGGCAGCGGCGGCGTGTAG
- a CDS encoding TlrC/CarA/OleB/SrmB family ABC-F type ribosomal protection protein — protein sequence MTTAQLSLHTVTKRYGERVVLGDVTLTVRPGEKAGVIGDNGSGKSTLLRLLAGRTRPDTGEATLVTPGGLGYLPQSLDLPQEATVQDAVDTALAGLRALEAELRRAESGLAGAAPGALLDAALAAYGRLVEEYETRDGYRADTRVDAALTGLGLPALARDRRLGTLSGGERSRLALAATLAARPEVLLLDEPTNDLDDRAVAWLEDHLRAHRGTLVAVTHDRLFLERLTTTVLEVDGGRVTRYGDGYDGYLAAKAAERARMLREYEEWRAELARNRRLAESAATRLTAIPRSQPLAVFGHGAFRTRSRTHGAAVRIRNAKERVARLTSNPVRPPPQPLVFRARLESGGPGAAPPGGSAAVADAGGTPAGPEPAAEVPAAELADVVVGDRLRLPSLRLGAAERLLVTGPNGAGKTTLLRVLAGELRPDSGTVRVPGSVGHLRQGETAWPPGATVLRAFAADRPGTPDEHAERLLSYGLFRPADLRLRVGELSYGQRRRIDLARLIAEPVDLLLLDEPTNHLSPALVEELEQALAGYAGALVVVTHDRRMRARFTGNRLHLDAGTPRPQE from the coding sequence ATGACCACCGCACAACTCTCCCTCCACACCGTCACCAAGCGCTACGGCGAGCGCGTCGTGCTCGGCGACGTGACGCTCACCGTCCGCCCCGGCGAGAAGGCCGGCGTCATCGGCGACAACGGCTCCGGCAAGTCCACGCTGCTGCGCCTCCTCGCCGGCAGGACCCGTCCCGACACGGGCGAGGCGACCCTCGTCACCCCCGGCGGCCTCGGCTATCTGCCGCAGAGCCTCGACCTGCCGCAGGAGGCCACCGTCCAGGACGCGGTCGACACGGCGCTCGCCGGGCTCCGCGCGCTCGAAGCGGAGCTGCGGCGGGCCGAGTCGGGGCTCGCCGGAGCGGCGCCGGGCGCGCTGCTGGACGCGGCGCTGGCCGCGTACGGGCGGCTCGTCGAGGAGTACGAGACCCGCGACGGGTACCGCGCGGACACCCGCGTCGACGCCGCCCTCACCGGCCTCGGCCTCCCTGCCCTCGCCCGCGACCGCCGCCTGGGGACTCTCTCCGGCGGCGAGCGCTCCCGCCTCGCGCTGGCCGCGACCCTGGCGGCCCGCCCGGAGGTCCTGCTGCTCGACGAGCCGACCAACGACCTGGACGACCGCGCGGTCGCCTGGCTGGAGGACCACCTGCGCGCCCACCGCGGCACCCTCGTCGCGGTCACCCACGACCGGCTGTTCCTGGAGCGGCTGACGACGACGGTCCTGGAGGTCGACGGCGGCCGGGTCACCCGCTACGGCGACGGCTACGACGGCTATCTCGCCGCGAAGGCCGCGGAACGCGCCCGCATGCTGCGCGAGTACGAGGAGTGGCGCGCGGAACTCGCCCGCAACCGCCGCCTCGCCGAGTCCGCCGCGACCCGTCTCACGGCGATCCCGCGGTCGCAGCCGCTGGCGGTCTTCGGCCACGGCGCGTTCCGCACCCGCAGCAGGACGCACGGCGCCGCGGTCCGCATCCGCAACGCGAAGGAGCGGGTGGCCCGCCTCACCTCGAACCCGGTCCGGCCCCCGCCGCAGCCGCTGGTGTTCCGCGCCCGGCTGGAGTCCGGCGGCCCCGGTGCGGCGCCGCCCGGCGGAAGCGCGGCAGTCGCGGACGCGGGCGGCACCCCGGCCGGCCCGGAACCGGCGGCGGAGGTGCCCGCCGCCGAACTGGCGGACGTCGTCGTCGGGGACCGGCTGCGGCTGCCGTCGCTGCGCCTGGGGGCCGCCGAGCGGCTGCTGGTCACCGGGCCCAACGGGGCCGGGAAGACCACCCTGCTGCGGGTGCTGGCCGGTGAGCTGCGGCCGGACTCCGGGACGGTGCGGGTGCCCGGCAGCGTGGGGCACCTGCGGCAGGGGGAGACCGCGTGGCCGCCCGGCGCCACGGTGTTGCGGGCGTTCGCCGCCGACCGCCCCGGCACCCCGGACGAGCACGCCGAGCGACTCCTGTCGTACGGCCTCTTCCGCCCGGCGGACCTGCGGCTGCGGGTGGGGGAGCTGTCGTACGGGCAGCGCCGCCGCATCGACCTCGCCCGGCTCATCGCCGAGCCGGTCGACCTGCTGCTCCTGGACGAGCCGACGAACCACCTGTCGCCGGCGCTCGTCGAGGAACTGGAGCAGGCGCTCGCCGGCTACGCGGGCGCGCTGGTCGTGGTCACCCACGACCGCCGCATGCGCGCCCGCTTCACCGGCAACCGCCTCCACCTGGACGCGGGCACCCCTCGCCCACAGGAGTGA
- a CDS encoding cation:proton antiporter regulatory subunit, translated as MSTTPLPGIGVKYDLTTRAQKKHLSVIAHRDGTRSINVYRSDDPDACMQSLHLNGAETAALIDALTPSHHSPNLLHTTDLGLVAERVELSATSYWNGRVLGETRVRTETGASIVAVLRRAEAIPSPAPDFRFAGGDTLIVIGTREGIEAAAALLGRE; from the coding sequence ATGAGCACCACGCCACTGCCGGGCATCGGCGTGAAGTACGACCTCACCACTCGTGCGCAGAAGAAGCACCTGTCGGTGATCGCGCACCGGGACGGCACCCGGTCGATCAACGTCTACCGCTCCGACGACCCGGACGCCTGCATGCAGTCGCTGCATCTGAACGGCGCCGAGACGGCGGCGCTCATCGACGCGCTCACGCCCTCGCACCACAGCCCGAACCTGCTGCACACCACCGACCTGGGGCTGGTCGCCGAGCGCGTCGAGCTGTCGGCGACGTCGTACTGGAACGGCCGGGTGCTGGGCGAGACGCGGGTCCGCACCGAGACGGGCGCGTCGATCGTGGCCGTGCTGCGGCGCGCGGAGGCCATCCCCTCCCCCGCCCCCGACTTCCGGTTCGCCGGCGGCGACACGCTCATCGTGATCGGCACCCGCGAAGGCATCGAGGCGGCCGCGGCGCTGCTCGGGCGGGAGTGA
- a CDS encoding PP2C family protein-serine/threonine phosphatase, translating into MSVAAFVSSRWFVAALFVVITFADLVTARGQSLGALFSILPVLVAVNGGRRAVVAAGALGVVLAALLSWYNHDAGQARFFARFIAVVGATGLGLVLQAVRVDRERRLARAQRIADVAQRALLPVPPRRVGPFEVAATYASAAHDAQVGGDLYDVVGTGSGLRAVIGDVRGKGLPAVRIAGGALGVFRAVGHDERDLPLIGRRMEHSVLREAGPEDFVTVLLVEVTTGGRCTLLSYGHPPPLVRNVAGEVREAPVAAHPPIGLGLLRDPAPEDRADGGYGAAGASGGPGDAGVVSAADPAIDPLATPDSASARTTELILVPGDELLLVTDGVLEARNAAGEFYPLTPRYAGCLGPHDPPAEVLAALNADMRVYCGGELDDDSALVLLRYTPPLPGERSSSTGAVSPR; encoded by the coding sequence ATGTCCGTCGCCGCGTTCGTTTCGTCCCGGTGGTTCGTGGCGGCGCTCTTCGTCGTCATCACGTTCGCCGACCTGGTGACCGCCCGGGGGCAGTCGCTCGGCGCCCTCTTCTCCATCCTCCCCGTGCTGGTCGCGGTGAACGGCGGGCGGCGGGCCGTCGTGGCCGCCGGGGCGCTCGGGGTGGTGCTGGCCGCCCTGCTGAGCTGGTACAACCACGACGCCGGGCAGGCCCGGTTCTTCGCCCGGTTCATCGCCGTCGTCGGCGCCACCGGGCTCGGGCTCGTCCTCCAGGCGGTGCGTGTCGACCGCGAGAGGCGGCTCGCGCGGGCGCAGCGGATCGCGGACGTGGCGCAGCGGGCGCTGCTGCCGGTGCCGCCCCGCCGCGTGGGGCCCTTCGAGGTCGCCGCGACCTACGCGTCCGCGGCGCACGACGCGCAGGTCGGCGGCGACCTCTACGACGTCGTGGGCACCGGCTCCGGGCTGCGTGCCGTGATCGGCGACGTACGCGGCAAGGGGCTGCCCGCCGTCCGCATCGCCGGCGGCGCGCTCGGCGTCTTCCGGGCCGTCGGGCACGACGAGCGGGATCTGCCGCTGATCGGCCGCCGGATGGAGCACAGCGTGCTGCGCGAGGCGGGTCCGGAGGACTTCGTCACCGTGCTGCTGGTGGAGGTCACCACGGGCGGCCGCTGCACGCTCCTGTCGTACGGGCACCCCCCGCCCCTGGTCCGCAACGTCGCGGGCGAGGTGCGCGAGGCGCCCGTCGCCGCGCACCCCCCGATCGGCCTCGGGCTGCTGCGGGACCCCGCCCCCGAGGACCGCGCGGACGGCGGGTACGGGGCCGCCGGGGCAAGCGGCGGCCCCGGCGACGCCGGCGTCGTCTCCGCCGCCGACCCCGCCATCGACCCCCTCGCCACCCCCGACAGCGCCTCCGCGCGGACCACCGAACTGATCCTCGTCCCCGGCGACGAACTGCTCCTCGTCACCGACGGCGTCCTGGAGGCCCGCAACGCCGCCGGCGAGTTCTACCCGCTGACCCCGCGCTACGCCGGCTGTCTGGGCCCTCACGACCCGCCCGCCGAGGTGCTCGCCGCGCTCAACGCCGACATGCGCGTCTACTGCGGCGGCGAACTCGACGACGACTCCGCGCTCGTCCTGCTGCGCTACACGCCGCCGCTGCCCGGCGAACGCTCGTCCTCCACCGGGGCCGTCTCGCCCCGCTGA
- a CDS encoding HAMP domain-containing sensor histidine kinase, with translation MSLFWRIFGLNALVLGTAAGVLMLAPVTVSASVLLAEAVVLVAGMGVMLVANAALLRVGLAPLERLTGLMTTVDLLRPGQRLTVPGTGDVADLISTFNAMLDRLEAERAASTGRALSAQEAERRRIAQELHDEVGQSMTTVLLELKRAAERAPDSLREDLRRAQETTRESLEEVRRLARRLRPGVLEDLGLVSALTALGTDLAGHTGMRVERRLDAELPALDPDVELVLYRVAQAALTNVVRHAAADRVELSLVRTGAAVELRVADDGRGVGATREGAGIRGMRERALLVGAALDVTRAPGGGTQVVLTVPAGGRPRAEAPDGGRDPSAVRR, from the coding sequence GTGTCCCTGTTCTGGCGGATCTTCGGGCTCAACGCCCTGGTGCTCGGCACGGCCGCGGGCGTGCTGATGCTGGCGCCCGTGACCGTCTCCGCGTCGGTCCTGCTCGCCGAGGCCGTGGTCCTGGTGGCGGGCATGGGCGTCATGCTCGTCGCCAACGCCGCGCTGCTGCGCGTCGGGCTCGCCCCGCTCGAACGCCTCACCGGGCTGATGACCACCGTCGACCTGCTCCGCCCCGGCCAGCGGCTCACCGTGCCGGGCACCGGCGACGTCGCCGACCTCATCAGCACCTTCAACGCCATGCTCGACCGGCTGGAGGCCGAGCGCGCCGCCAGCACCGGGCGCGCGCTGTCGGCGCAGGAGGCCGAGCGGCGCCGTATCGCGCAGGAACTCCACGACGAGGTCGGGCAGAGCATGACCACCGTGCTGCTGGAGCTGAAGCGCGCCGCCGAGCGCGCGCCCGATTCGCTCCGCGAGGACCTGCGGCGGGCACAGGAGACCACCAGGGAGAGCCTGGAGGAGGTGCGCAGGCTGGCCCGCCGGCTGCGCCCCGGGGTGCTGGAGGACCTGGGCCTGGTCAGCGCGCTGACCGCGCTGGGCACGGACCTCGCGGGGCACACCGGGATGCGGGTGGAACGGCGCCTCGATGCGGAGCTGCCGGCGCTGGACCCGGACGTCGAGCTGGTGCTCTACCGCGTCGCGCAGGCGGCGCTGACGAACGTCGTCCGGCACGCCGCCGCGGACCGGGTGGAGCTGAGCCTCGTGCGCACCGGGGCCGCGGTGGAGCTGCGGGTCGCGGACGACGGCCGCGGGGTGGGGGCCACCCGCGAGGGCGCCGGGATCCGCGGCATGCGCGAGCGGGCCCTGCTGGTCGGCGCGGCGCTGGACGTCACGCGCGCCCCGGGCGGCGGCACGCAGGTGGTGCTCACCGTCCCGGCCGGTGGCCGCCCCCGCGCGGAGGCGCCGGACGGCGGCCGGGACCCGTCCGCGGTGCGGCGGTAG
- a CDS encoding response regulator transcription factor, which translates to MNRAVKARVLLADDHALVRRGIRLILDAEPDLTVAAEAGDGAEAVALARDPAVAVDLAILDVAMPRLTGLQAARELCRVRPGLRILILTMHDNEQYFFESLKAGAAGYVPKSVADRDLVEACRAALRDEPFIYPGAETALVRRYLDRARQGDPLPARPITEREEEILKLVAEGHTSKEIGDLLVISARTVERHRANLLQKLGLRDRLELTRYAIRAGLIEP; encoded by the coding sequence ATGAACCGAGCGGTCAAGGCCCGCGTCCTGCTCGCCGACGACCACGCCCTCGTACGCCGCGGGATCCGGCTCATCCTGGACGCCGAACCCGACCTGACCGTCGCCGCAGAGGCGGGCGACGGCGCCGAGGCCGTGGCGCTCGCCCGGGACCCGGCGGTGGCCGTGGACCTGGCGATCCTGGACGTCGCGATGCCCCGGCTGACCGGACTCCAGGCGGCGCGCGAGCTTTGCCGCGTACGGCCGGGGCTGCGGATACTCATCCTGACGATGCACGACAACGAGCAGTACTTCTTCGAGTCGCTGAAGGCCGGTGCCGCCGGCTACGTGCCGAAGTCCGTCGCGGACCGGGACCTCGTCGAGGCGTGCCGGGCCGCGCTGCGCGACGAGCCGTTCATCTACCCGGGCGCCGAGACGGCCCTCGTCCGCCGCTACCTCGACCGCGCCCGGCAGGGCGATCCGCTGCCGGCCCGGCCGATCACGGAGCGGGAGGAGGAGATCCTCAAGCTCGTCGCCGAGGGGCACACCTCGAAGGAGATCGGCGACCTGCTGGTCATCAGCGCCAGGACGGTGGAGCGGCACCGGGCCAACCTGCTGCAGAAGCTGGGCCTGCGCGACCGCCTGGAGCTGACCCGGTACGCGATCCGCGCGGGCCTGATCGAGCCCTGA